In one window of Acipenser ruthenus chromosome 34, fAciRut3.2 maternal haplotype, whole genome shotgun sequence DNA:
- the LOC131696681 gene encoding uncharacterized protein LOC131696681 isoform X1, which produces MLGCFITEMASLRKLLGLVCLSCFLQICTDLPARTPSSPPTGSNQDPQQVDGLVGGNVTLPLEYNYVGEELFWSYNDNDTGRIVYIALIRTNGKPTEYYPLKYKLDSTGSLKIICLQKEDSRVYQADVPKGKKFKKNYSLSVYTEPKPRVEICPDTCVLLCSVENDSNVTLSWLKGDGTILNKTSSVNETTLALSHDMLPDNVTYTCVASNPASNRTTNVTCHSNRWTDEMCLRSWSSTCVLMGSGQRIIWIRNGSSLNRTQLGLSRDDVLCVDSNQTSHGSLWDCQKNEWEVSYTILIVFAVVILAGLTGCVCWCKKKKKKEPEPSIQRSSYHNDASEKDNDTSDYDDDDDNDIGDMAVKEKSSLIQNGQNTDS; this is translated from the exons ATGCTTGGGTGTTTTATTACAGAAATGGCATCACTGAGGAAGCTTCTGGGACTCGTGTGTTTGTCGTGCTTTCTACAGATCTGTACAG ATCTCCCGGCAAGAACTCCATCTTCCCCTCCTACTG GATCAAACCAAGATCCCCAGCAGGTGGATGGGTTAGTGGGGGGCAATGTCACTTTACCTCTGGAATACAACTACGTAGGTGAAGAGCTATTCTGGAGCTATAATGACAACGACACTGGCCGGATTGTCTATATTGCCTTAATACGTACAAATGGGAAGCCTACAGAATACTATCCATTAAAGTATAAGCTTGACAGTACTGGCTCCCTAAAGATTATTTGTCTACAAAAAGAAGATAGCAGAGTCTATCAAGCAGATGTACCAAAAGGAAAAAAATTCAAAAAGAACTACTCCTTATCTGTCT ATACTGAGCCAAAGCCCCGTGTTGAAATCTGCCCTGATACCTGTGTTCTGCTGTGCTCTGTGGAGAACGACAGCAACGTGACTCTCTCCTGGCTAAAAGGAGACGGGACTATTCTGAATAAAACAAGCTCAGTCAATGAAACAACACTGGCGCTATCACACGACATGCTACCGGATAATGTTACTTACACCTGTGTGGCCAGCAACCCAGCCAGCAATCGGACCACTAATGTCACCTGTCACTCTAACAGGTGGACAG ATGAGATGTGCTTGAGGTCATGGAGCAGCACCTGTGTTCTGATGGGCTCTGGGCAGAGGATCATCTGGATAAGAAATGGGAGCTCACTCAATAGAACACAACTGGGGCTGTCGAGGGATGATGTTCTCTGTGTGGACAGCAATCAGACAAGCCATGGCTCGTTATGGGATTGCCAGAAAAATGAATGGGAAGTGAGCTACACAATTCTTATAG tttttgcaGTTGTGATCCTCGCAGGGTTGACTGGTTGTGTgtgttggtgtaaaaaaaaaaaaaaaaaag agcCTGAACCATCGATCCAACGGAGCTCATACCATAATGATGCTAGTGAAAAAGACAATGATACGAGTGATTATGACGATGACGATGATAATGATATTGGTGATATGGCAGTGAAAGAAAAAAGTTCACTAATACAGAATGGACAG AATACAGACTCCTAG
- the LOC131696681 gene encoding uncharacterized protein LOC131696681 isoform X2 produces MASLRKLLGLVCLSCFLQICTDLPARTPSSPPTGSNQDPQQVDGLVGGNVTLPLEYNYVGEELFWSYNDNDTGRIVYIALIRTNGKPTEYYPLKYKLDSTGSLKIICLQKEDSRVYQADVPKGKKFKKNYSLSVYTEPKPRVEICPDTCVLLCSVENDSNVTLSWLKGDGTILNKTSSVNETTLALSHDMLPDNVTYTCVASNPASNRTTNVTCHSNRWTDEMCLRSWSSTCVLMGSGQRIIWIRNGSSLNRTQLGLSRDDVLCVDSNQTSHGSLWDCQKNEWEVSYTILIVFAVVILAGLTGCVCWCKKKKKKEPEPSIQRSSYHNDASEKDNDTSDYDDDDDNDIGDMAVKEKSSLIQNGQNTDS; encoded by the exons ATGGCATCACTGAGGAAGCTTCTGGGACTCGTGTGTTTGTCGTGCTTTCTACAGATCTGTACAG ATCTCCCGGCAAGAACTCCATCTTCCCCTCCTACTG GATCAAACCAAGATCCCCAGCAGGTGGATGGGTTAGTGGGGGGCAATGTCACTTTACCTCTGGAATACAACTACGTAGGTGAAGAGCTATTCTGGAGCTATAATGACAACGACACTGGCCGGATTGTCTATATTGCCTTAATACGTACAAATGGGAAGCCTACAGAATACTATCCATTAAAGTATAAGCTTGACAGTACTGGCTCCCTAAAGATTATTTGTCTACAAAAAGAAGATAGCAGAGTCTATCAAGCAGATGTACCAAAAGGAAAAAAATTCAAAAAGAACTACTCCTTATCTGTCT ATACTGAGCCAAAGCCCCGTGTTGAAATCTGCCCTGATACCTGTGTTCTGCTGTGCTCTGTGGAGAACGACAGCAACGTGACTCTCTCCTGGCTAAAAGGAGACGGGACTATTCTGAATAAAACAAGCTCAGTCAATGAAACAACACTGGCGCTATCACACGACATGCTACCGGATAATGTTACTTACACCTGTGTGGCCAGCAACCCAGCCAGCAATCGGACCACTAATGTCACCTGTCACTCTAACAGGTGGACAG ATGAGATGTGCTTGAGGTCATGGAGCAGCACCTGTGTTCTGATGGGCTCTGGGCAGAGGATCATCTGGATAAGAAATGGGAGCTCACTCAATAGAACACAACTGGGGCTGTCGAGGGATGATGTTCTCTGTGTGGACAGCAATCAGACAAGCCATGGCTCGTTATGGGATTGCCAGAAAAATGAATGGGAAGTGAGCTACACAATTCTTATAG tttttgcaGTTGTGATCCTCGCAGGGTTGACTGGTTGTGTgtgttggtgtaaaaaaaaaaaaaaaaaag agcCTGAACCATCGATCCAACGGAGCTCATACCATAATGATGCTAGTGAAAAAGACAATGATACGAGTGATTATGACGATGACGATGATAATGATATTGGTGATATGGCAGTGAAAGAAAAAAGTTCACTAATACAGAATGGACAG AATACAGACTCCTAG
- the LOC131696681 gene encoding uncharacterized protein LOC131696681 isoform X3, which translates to MLGCFITEMASLRKLLGLVCLSCFLQICTDLPARTPSSPPTDTEPKPRVEICPDTCVLLCSVENDSNVTLSWLKGDGTILNKTSSVNETTLALSHDMLPDNVTYTCVASNPASNRTTNVTCHSNRWTDEMCLRSWSSTCVLMGSGQRIIWIRNGSSLNRTQLGLSRDDVLCVDSNQTSHGSLWDCQKNEWEVSYTILIVFAVVILAGLTGCVCWCKKKKKKEPEPSIQRSSYHNDASEKDNDTSDYDDDDDNDIGDMAVKEKSSLIQNGQNTDS; encoded by the exons ATGCTTGGGTGTTTTATTACAGAAATGGCATCACTGAGGAAGCTTCTGGGACTCGTGTGTTTGTCGTGCTTTCTACAGATCTGTACAG ATCTCCCGGCAAGAACTCCATCTTCCCCTCCTACTG ATACTGAGCCAAAGCCCCGTGTTGAAATCTGCCCTGATACCTGTGTTCTGCTGTGCTCTGTGGAGAACGACAGCAACGTGACTCTCTCCTGGCTAAAAGGAGACGGGACTATTCTGAATAAAACAAGCTCAGTCAATGAAACAACACTGGCGCTATCACACGACATGCTACCGGATAATGTTACTTACACCTGTGTGGCCAGCAACCCAGCCAGCAATCGGACCACTAATGTCACCTGTCACTCTAACAGGTGGACAG ATGAGATGTGCTTGAGGTCATGGAGCAGCACCTGTGTTCTGATGGGCTCTGGGCAGAGGATCATCTGGATAAGAAATGGGAGCTCACTCAATAGAACACAACTGGGGCTGTCGAGGGATGATGTTCTCTGTGTGGACAGCAATCAGACAAGCCATGGCTCGTTATGGGATTGCCAGAAAAATGAATGGGAAGTGAGCTACACAATTCTTATAG tttttgcaGTTGTGATCCTCGCAGGGTTGACTGGTTGTGTgtgttggtgtaaaaaaaaaaaaaaaaaag agcCTGAACCATCGATCCAACGGAGCTCATACCATAATGATGCTAGTGAAAAAGACAATGATACGAGTGATTATGACGATGACGATGATAATGATATTGGTGATATGGCAGTGAAAGAAAAAAGTTCACTAATACAGAATGGACAG AATACAGACTCCTAG
- the LOC131696681 gene encoding uncharacterized protein LOC131696681 isoform X4 — MASLRKLLGLVCLSCFLQICTDLPARTPSSPPTDTEPKPRVEICPDTCVLLCSVENDSNVTLSWLKGDGTILNKTSSVNETTLALSHDMLPDNVTYTCVASNPASNRTTNVTCHSNRWTDEMCLRSWSSTCVLMGSGQRIIWIRNGSSLNRTQLGLSRDDVLCVDSNQTSHGSLWDCQKNEWEVSYTILIVFAVVILAGLTGCVCWCKKKKKKEPEPSIQRSSYHNDASEKDNDTSDYDDDDDNDIGDMAVKEKSSLIQNGQNTDS; from the exons ATGGCATCACTGAGGAAGCTTCTGGGACTCGTGTGTTTGTCGTGCTTTCTACAGATCTGTACAG ATCTCCCGGCAAGAACTCCATCTTCCCCTCCTACTG ATACTGAGCCAAAGCCCCGTGTTGAAATCTGCCCTGATACCTGTGTTCTGCTGTGCTCTGTGGAGAACGACAGCAACGTGACTCTCTCCTGGCTAAAAGGAGACGGGACTATTCTGAATAAAACAAGCTCAGTCAATGAAACAACACTGGCGCTATCACACGACATGCTACCGGATAATGTTACTTACACCTGTGTGGCCAGCAACCCAGCCAGCAATCGGACCACTAATGTCACCTGTCACTCTAACAGGTGGACAG ATGAGATGTGCTTGAGGTCATGGAGCAGCACCTGTGTTCTGATGGGCTCTGGGCAGAGGATCATCTGGATAAGAAATGGGAGCTCACTCAATAGAACACAACTGGGGCTGTCGAGGGATGATGTTCTCTGTGTGGACAGCAATCAGACAAGCCATGGCTCGTTATGGGATTGCCAGAAAAATGAATGGGAAGTGAGCTACACAATTCTTATAG tttttgcaGTTGTGATCCTCGCAGGGTTGACTGGTTGTGTgtgttggtgtaaaaaaaaaaaaaaaaaag agcCTGAACCATCGATCCAACGGAGCTCATACCATAATGATGCTAGTGAAAAAGACAATGATACGAGTGATTATGACGATGACGATGATAATGATATTGGTGATATGGCAGTGAAAGAAAAAAGTTCACTAATACAGAATGGACAG AATACAGACTCCTAG
- the LOC117966846 gene encoding SLAM family member 8-like isoform X1 has translation MQSRWSGVFLLCTFLYGPETSAAQSGVQQLKGVKGGRFTFPIDIPNLRPESDVIWKHGSENPEWSIARIHGGKIEAVYEDRFKSRLQVDSSGSLQINNLESEDAGFYQVDVAPGVSFKRMFYLSVYKTVSAPEVKRFNESGKLFIRACVLQCSVENDKDVSLYWLRDGLVLNQLSSPQEKPLELLQETQGDDVNYTCVASNSVSNQTVSVTPFEYCPGVCLAYYESGYNTAAVNRNTDGSTDYGIFQINSRWWCSNGVTSSSNACHISCSKLLTSDISDDIECAKRVVRDPNGIGAWVAWRNHCKGRNMDSWVVGCGV, from the exons ATGCAGTCTCGCTGGTCAGGAGTGTTTCTCCTGTGCACCTTCCTCTATG GTCCTGAAACTTCAGCTGCGCAGTCCGGAGTACAGCAGCTGAAAGGTGTTAAGGGCGGGCGGTTCACGTTCCCTATCGACATCCCAAACCTCCGCCCGGAGTCGGATGTCATCTGGAAACATGGCTCTGAGAACCCAGAGTGGTCGATTGCAAGAATTCACGGGGGGAAGATTGAGGCTGTGTACGAGGACAGATTTAAAAGCCGTCTGCAGGTGGACAGTAGCGGCTCTCTACAGATTAATAACTTAGAGTCGGAAGATGCCGGCTTTTACCAAGTGGACGTGGCGCCGGGGGTTTCTTTTAAAAGGATGTTTTACTTGTCCGTTTACA AAACTGTGTCAGCGCCTGAAGTAAAAAGATTCAACGAATCAGGAAAGCTGTTTATAAGGGCCTGTGTTTTACAGTGCTCTGTGGAAAATGACAAAGACGTCAGTTTGTATTGGCTTAGAGACGGGCTTGTCCTGAACCAGCTGAGCTCACCTCAAGAAAAACCACTGGAGCTTCTGCAAGAAACACAAGGCGATGACGTTAACTATACCTGTGTGGCCAGCAACAGCGTCAGCAATCAGACAGTCTCTGTCACTCCATTTGAATACTGCCCag GGGTGTGTTTGGCATACTATGAAAGTGGCTACAACACAGCCGCTGTGAATCGCAACACTGACGGCAGCACCGATTATGGCATTTTCCAGATCAACAGTCGCTGGTGGTGCTCCAATGGTGTAACTTCTTCCTCCAACGCCTGCCACATCTCATGCAGCA aacttcTGACAAGTGACATTTCTGATGACATTGAATGTGCTAAGAGGGTTGTACGAGATCCAAATGGAATTGGTGCTTG GGTTGCCTGGAGAAACCATTGCAAAGGCAGAAACATGGATTCATGGGTCGTTGGTTGTGGTGTCTAA
- the LOC117966846 gene encoding SLAM family member 8-like isoform X2 produces MQSRWSGVFLLCTFLYGPETSAAQSGVQQLKGVKGGRFTFPIDIPNLRPESDVIWKHGSENPEWSIARIHGGKIEAVYEDRFKSRLQVDSSGSLQINNLESEDAGFYQVDVAPGVSFKRMFYLSVYKTVSAPEVKRFNESGKLFIRACVLQCSVENDKDVSLYWLRDGLVLNQLSSPQEKPLELLQETQGDDVNYTCVASNSVSNQTVSVTPFEYCPESKLHTELILRVLVFIVLTGVAVCVWVWRKRNAQDGCKQRLRSGA; encoded by the exons ATGCAGTCTCGCTGGTCAGGAGTGTTTCTCCTGTGCACCTTCCTCTATG GTCCTGAAACTTCAGCTGCGCAGTCCGGAGTACAGCAGCTGAAAGGTGTTAAGGGCGGGCGGTTCACGTTCCCTATCGACATCCCAAACCTCCGCCCGGAGTCGGATGTCATCTGGAAACATGGCTCTGAGAACCCAGAGTGGTCGATTGCAAGAATTCACGGGGGGAAGATTGAGGCTGTGTACGAGGACAGATTTAAAAGCCGTCTGCAGGTGGACAGTAGCGGCTCTCTACAGATTAATAACTTAGAGTCGGAAGATGCCGGCTTTTACCAAGTGGACGTGGCGCCGGGGGTTTCTTTTAAAAGGATGTTTTACTTGTCCGTTTACA AAACTGTGTCAGCGCCTGAAGTAAAAAGATTCAACGAATCAGGAAAGCTGTTTATAAGGGCCTGTGTTTTACAGTGCTCTGTGGAAAATGACAAAGACGTCAGTTTGTATTGGCTTAGAGACGGGCTTGTCCTGAACCAGCTGAGCTCACCTCAAGAAAAACCACTGGAGCTTCTGCAAGAAACACAAGGCGATGACGTTAACTATACCTGTGTGGCCAGCAACAGCGTCAGCAATCAGACAGTCTCTGTCACTCCATTTGAATACTGCCCag AAAGCAAGCTCCACACTGAGCTCATCCTGAGGGTGCTGGTGTTCATAGTGCTGACTGGAGTCGCAGTCTGTGTGTGGGTCTGGAGGAAGAGAAATGCTCAGGATGGGTGCAAGCAAAGGCTGCGGAGCGGCgcttga
- the LOC117966846 gene encoding lysozyme C-like isoform X3: MKILLLFAVCLATASARVFTRCELVKMLKNAGLDGYRGHSLGNWVCLAYYESGYNTAAVNRNTDGSTDYGIFQINSRWWCSNGVTSSSNACHISCSKLLTSDISDDIECAKRVVRDPNGIGAWVAWRNHCKGRNMDSWVVGCGV, from the exons ATGAAGATCCTACTCCTGTTTGCAGTTTGCCTTGCAACAGCCTCAGCTCGAGTATTTACTCGCTGTGAGCTGGTCAAAATGCTAAAAAACGCTGGGCTGGATGGATATCGCGGACACAGTCTTGGAAACT GGGTGTGTTTGGCATACTATGAAAGTGGCTACAACACAGCCGCTGTGAATCGCAACACTGACGGCAGCACCGATTATGGCATTTTCCAGATCAACAGTCGCTGGTGGTGCTCCAATGGTGTAACTTCTTCCTCCAACGCCTGCCACATCTCATGCAGCA aacttcTGACAAGTGACATTTCTGATGACATTGAATGTGCTAAGAGGGTTGTACGAGATCCAAATGGAATTGGTGCTTG GGTTGCCTGGAGAAACCATTGCAAAGGCAGAAACATGGATTCATGGGTCGTTGGTTGTGGTGTCTAA